From one Coffea eugenioides isolate CCC68of chromosome 11, Ceug_1.0, whole genome shotgun sequence genomic stretch:
- the LOC113752461 gene encoding probable LRR receptor-like serine/threonine-protein kinase At3g47570: MQRTYFLFAGALVLLHFIATSSDSISIANNHNNSASDLNALLAFKAAIFDPQRIIPTNWSTSTSVCNWIGITCNARHHRVAAIDLSYMGIAGTIPPQLGNLSFLVRLNVMNNSFHGHLPPELSRLHRLKHIELSSNDFEGEFPSWLGALTALRYLSFWDNGFSGSLSGRLSNFTKLETIRLGHNFFTGNLSEEFSALPKLRVLEIEYTQLAGPLPQALFNLSSLQKIGFTGNSLSGYLPARICDYLPQLQGLYLSRNYFEGEIPSGIGECSGLQVLSLSYNKFQGYIPNGVWNLTTVTRLALGDNDLTGEIPKVIGNLYNLETLDIWSANMTGIIPQEVGNLSKLEELVLDSNRLRGPIPLKLFNSSTVQIISLTGNDLSGELPSTIGAFLPNLEELYLDGNEFSGTVLASISNASRLRILSIGMNHFTGAIPHSLGNMRLLEYLGIWQNNFSEDSLSKELSFIISLSNCKHLTWLWIDENPLNGFLPKSIGNLSSSLESIIATGCGIISEIPSSIGNLSNLIELYFDNNSLTGLIPTTIKWFLKLQRIHLSDNQMQGAIPSEFCNLLNLGELRLGQNMLSGMVPSCLGNVTTLRYVYLNSNNLGSMIPTSFWSLRDILELDMSGNYLTGSLPAEIGNLKVLVYLNLSNNQYSGEMPSTIGALQSLQNLSLERNKLQGLIPDSIKNMLQLRHLDISFNNLEGEIPNSLQVLSDLQYFNVSYNRLKGPIPHGGPFANFTNLSFLSNEALCGAPWLQPCTSTFEHESRTKRIVMIVLLASGSVILALVISIFLMRLKLRKKILAPTQNLLPMATFERASFHELRQITSGFSESNLLGSGSFGSVYKGIRENGMVWAIKVFDLQLEGAFKSFDRECEVLSCLRHRNLTRVISACSSLDFKALVLEYMPNGSLEKWLHVNHHVLSIMQRLDITIDVASGLEYLHYGYSTPIVHCDLKPSNILLDEDMVGHVCDFGIAKLLGDGESVVQTKTLATFGYIAPEYGLEGLVSTSCDVYSFGITLMETFTKRKPKDEMFTEALSLRRWVQDCLPDSVIQVIDRDLLHPENELVQKKINCISSVLQLGLSCTTDAPEERINMKEVLRALQKIKLQFIKDITP, translated from the exons ATGCAGAGGACTTATTTTCTTTTCGCTGGAGCCTTGGTACTGTTGCACTTTATCGCAACTAGCTCAGACAGCATAAGTATTGCCAATAACCATAACAACAGTGCTAGTGATCTGAATGCTCTTCTTGCCTTCAAAGCCGCCATTTTCGATCCTCAAAGGATCATCCCAACCAACTGGTCCACTTCTACCTCTGTTTGCAACTGGATTGGAATCACTTGTAATGCTCGTCATCACAGAGTCGCAGCCATTGACCTTTCTTACATGGGAATTGCGGGAACGATACCTCCACAATTGGGAAATCTTTCTTTTCTCGTCAGGTTGAATGTTATGAATAACAGCTTTCATGGACACCTTCCACCCGAGCTATCTCGTCTCCATCGATTGAAGCACATCGAACTTTCAAGCAATGACTTTGAAGGAGAATTTCCGTCATGGTTGGGAGCTTTAACTGCACTCCGATACTTATCCTTCTGGGATAACGGGTTTTCAGGTTCATTATCAGGCAGGCTCTCTAACTTCACAAAGTTAGAGACCATCAGGTTGGGTCACAACTTTTTTACTGGAAATCTTTCTGAAGAATTCAGCGCTCTACCGAAATTGAGAGTTTTGGAAATTGAATATACCCAACTCGCAGGCCCTCTGCCGCAGGCTCTGTTTAACCTCTCCTCATTGCAAAAGATTGGTTTTACGGGTAATAGCTTATCGGGTTACCTTCCAGCACGTATCTGCGATTATCTCCCACAACTCCAAGGGCTTTACTTATCACGGAATTACTTTGAAGGTGAAATTCCATCAGGCATTGGAGAATGCTCGGGGCTCCAAGTTTTATCCTTGTCATACAACAAATTCCAAGGATATATACCAAATGGAGTTTGGAATCTAACCACGGTTACACGATTAGCTTTGGGTGATAACGACCTGACAG GTGAAATTCCAAAAGTCATTGGCAATCTCTATAATTTGGAGACACTAGACATTTGGAGTGCCAATATGACAG GTATAATACCTCAAGAGGTTGGTAATCTTAGCAAGTTGGAAGAACTCGTGTTGGACTCGAATAGGTTAAGAGGCCCTATCCCGCTGAAACTTTTCAATAGTTCAACTGTACAAATTATTTCTCTCACGGGCAATGATTTATCAGGCGAGCTTCCATCAACTATAGGTGCTTTCTTACCCAATCTTGAGGAACTCTACCTTGATGGAAATGAATTCAGTGGAACTGTACTAGCATCTATCTCAAATGCTTCTAGGCTCAGAATCCTAAGCATTGGTATGAATCATTTTACTGGTGCAATTCCTCATTCTCTTGGAAACATGAGATTATTGGAATACTTGGGTATATGGCAAAATAATTTTTCTGAGGACTCGCTATCCAAAGAGTTGAGCTTCATCATATCCCTGTCAAACTGCAAACATTTAACATGGTTGTGGATAGATGAGAATCCTCTGAATGGCTTCCTCCCAAAGTCTATTGGAAATCTTTCTAGCTCACTCGAATCCATAATTGCCACTGGTTGTGGAATCATAAGTGAAATTCCAAGTTCGATTGGTAATTTGAGCAACTTAATAGAACTGTACTTTGACAACAATAGTTTGACAGGGTTAATTCCAACTACAATCAAATGGTTCTTGAAGCTTCAGAGGATACATCTAAGCGACAATCAGATGCAAGGAGCTATTCCAAGTGAGTTTTGTAATTTGCTGAACTTAGGAGAATTAAGACTTGGACAAAATATGCTCTCTGGTATGGTGCCTTCTTGTTTAGGAAACGTTACAACACTCAGATATGTTTATCTCAATTCTAACAATTTAGGTTCTATGATACCAACAAGCTTTTGGAGCCTCAGAGATATTTTGGAGCTAGACATGTCAGGAAATTATTTGACAGGTTCTTTGCCTGCTGAAATTGGAAACTTGAAGGTATTAGTCTATTTGaacctttcaaataatcaataTTCGGGTGAAATGCCTAGCACCATTGGAGCACTACAGAGTTTACAAAACCTGTCCTTGGAACGTAACAAGCTACAAGGATTGATACCGGATTCCATCAAGAATATGTTGCAGTTACGGCATTTGGATATATCTTTTAACAATCTGGAAGGTGAAATTCCCAACTCATTACAGGTACTATCAGATCTCCAATACTTTAATGTGTCTTACAACAGATTGAAAGGACCGATTCCTCATGGAGGGCCATTCGCAAATTTCACGAACCTATCTTTTCTCTCAAATGAAGCATTGTGCGGCGCTCCTTGGCTCCAACCTTGTACAAGTACATTTGAGCATGAATCAAGGACAAAAAGGATAGTCATGATTGTTCTGTTGGCATCAGGATCTGTCATATTAGCCTTGgtgatttcaatttttttgatgAGGTTAAAGTTGAGAAAGAAAATTCTAGCTCCGACTCAGAACTTGCTTCCCATGGCGACATTTGAAAGGGCGTCCTTCCATGAACTTAGACAAATAACAAGTGGATTCAGCGAGAGTAACTTACTTGGCTCGGGGAGCTTTGGTTCAGTTTACAAGGGAATTCGTGAAAATGGGATGGTTTGGGCCATAAAGGTATTCGATTTGCAGCTAGAAGGTGCATTTAAAAGCTTTGATAGAGAATGTGAAGTCTTAAGCTGCCTTCGTCATCGAAATTTAACTAGAGTAATTAGTGCTTGCTCTAGCCTTGACTTTAAGGCTTTGGTGCTCGAATACATGCCCAATGGAAGCCTTGAGAAATGGCTTCATGTAAACCATCATGTCCTAAGTATCATGCAAAGGTTGGATATCACGATAGATGTGGCTTCTGGTTTGGAATATCTCCACTATGGTTATTCAACTCCTATAGTTCATTGTGATTTGAAACCTAGCAATATTCTCCTAGATGAAGACATGGTTGGGCATGTTTGCGATTTTGGAATTGCAAAGTTATTAGGAGATGGAGAATCTGTGGTACAAACAAAGACTCTTGCTACATTTGGATATATTGCCCCAG AGTATGGACTGGAAGGATTGGTTTCAACAAGTTGTGATGTCTACAGCTTTGGAATTACATTGATGGAGACatttacaaaaagaaagccTAAGGATGAGATGTTCACAGAAGCGTTAAGCCTCAGGCGTTGGGTACAAGATTGCTTACCAGATTCTGTGATTCAAGTTATAGACAGAGACTTACTTCATCCTGAAAATGAACTGGTACAAAAGAAGATTAACTGCATATCATCTGTCTTGCAACTTGGTTTAAGTTGTACAACAGATGCTCCTGAGGAGAGAATAAACATGAAAGAAGTTCTAAGAGCGCTACAGAAGATCAAACTCCAGTTTATCAAAGACATCACACCTTGA